Sequence from the Ascaphus truei isolate aAscTru1 chromosome 3, aAscTru1.hap1, whole genome shotgun sequence genome:
tcagttgttgtttgttcgtgggtctttctgccttatgttttgtcttcagcaagtgaactgcatgctcgatcgggttgagatcaggtgattgacttggccattgcagaatattccacttctttgccttaaactccttggttgctttcacagtatgttttgggtaattgtccatctgtaaagggaagcgccgtccaatcaacttcgctgaatctgagtagacaatatatccctatacacttcagaattcatacGGCGTCTTCTctcacatcaataaacactagtgacccagtgccattataagccatgcatgcccatgccatcacactgcctccaccgtgttttacagatgatgtggtatgcttcggatcatgagccgttccaagccttcttcatacttttttcttcccatcattctggttcaggttgatcttagtttcatctgtccaaagaatgctgttccagaactgggctggcttttttagatattgtttggcaaagtctctCTAATCTGGccttttctattcttgaggcttatgaatggtttgcaccttgtggtgaaccctctgtatttgctctcgtgaagtcttctctttatggtagacttgaataatgatatgcctacctcctggagagtgtttttCACtcggctggatgttgtgaaggggtttttctttaccatggaaaggattctacgatcatccaccactgttgtcttccgtggacgtccaggcctttttgtgttgcagagctcaccagtacgtttatttattttttattttttctcagaatgtaccaaaatgttgatttggccactcctaatgttcctgctatctctctggattttttttaaatttttttgcagcctaaggatgccctgtttcacatgcattgagagctcctttgaccgcatgttgtggtttcacagcaacagcttcaaaatgcgaatgccacacctgaaaTCAACTCTTGACCTttaacctgcttaattgatgattaaataatgaaggaatagccaacacctgtccatgaaactacagcttttgagtcaattgtccaattacttttggtcccttgaaaaagagggggctacatattaaagtgatgtaattcctaaacccttcctccaatttggatgtgaataccctcaaattaaagctaatagactgcactttaagcccatattcattatttaactgtaacttgaatttatttaggtacacagccgaaataacaagacttgtatcagtgtccaattccGGATCTAACTGTATCTATTTCTATCTCAAataataccacttgtgggtacatatgcatgtgtcagacaggtctgcatccctgtttaaaatggataagaagtaaaccGTGACTTGCTGTTAGTGCTCATTTTTATGGAATTTCACAGAATCCCTGACTGGAGtagaagcattgtttgctaagcgataattgtgaaaagcagggttgcagacctgtcagacattCAAATGTACCCAtcagtgatttttttatttgcttCCGTTGTATATTGGAGAGTTTGTCAATTTTGTcaattttttacccaccataactttttgtATGTGTCTTTGTAAGACACTTTGGACTCTTAGGCTAAGTCTCCGCTAACACTGAGCGGACGGCGCTTGCGGAGGAGActtgcatatatagatatatgtaagtccccgctcgtgcacacacgctcagccatGATCGGCGCGTAAGTAAACAAATCTTACCCGCGCGctgaactacccgcaatgcccccccctccccctcgagcGCTTACAAGCAGGACAACCGgcgctcagcgccagtggggacttAGCCTTACCTTTGTGCCTTGCTACACGTTTAGTGTGTTTTTCATTTCCAGTATATACCCTCTCTTAACCACAGTTGTGTAAGACATTTTCTTTTTCTATTCTAGATGCCTCATGCTGAAAAAAAAGCTACTTCACAGTATGAGCATGATTCATCTGTTGAACCATGTTCGAAAAAGCTCAAACCTGAATTTTCTGCATCGTGGTCATGTACAAATGTTGCTAAACAGAAAGAAGAGTCTGAAAAACAACATGACAAATGGAGTTTCTTCCCTGTCTCCGGTGAGGACAACCATTATGAAAAGAGCAAAAATGAAGGTACTACAGTTAACGAAGACTTCAAATATGACACTCAAGTGACTTTGACAGATTTTGAAGGAAATTTTGGTTTTAAatctgaaaccagtttaaatcgCTCATTTAAGTCACCCGATAATGGAAAAGATTATGAAACAGACGAACGTCCATCTAAAAGTGAATCAGCTACTGCTTCTGGTTTAAATTATTCAGAAACGAGCACTGCCTTTATTGGGCCAATTTTCCAACCTCGTCCGAAAGTGGGTAGCAGGACTAAAGGTGTCCCAAAGAAGGACAGCGTGAGCACCAGTTCACCCACTCCTTGCTATAAAATAAGAACTGTGGAGTTGGAAAAATCACCAAGTCGGGAAACTGGTAAGCATGAAATGGACTTTGAGTTGTGTCAGTTTTATAAAGAACTGGAGAAACTTGAAACTGAACCAGATGACCAAGCTGTGAGTGTTAAGGAAAGTGAACACAATGATCATCTCACTCAGGATCCTTTCTTTTCAGCCAGTAACTCTGACAATGGATCAACTTTGCTAGTGGAAAACACAAGCACTCCTCATCATAGCAATGAGACCTTCTATGGGGAACAAATGGGTTGGAGAGAACTTAGTTTGTTTCATAAATCAATTCCGCCTCCTCCTTTCTTAAACAATACAATGCCACCCTCAGGGTTTCAAAGCCAGCCACCGCCGCCTTTCATCATACCTTATGGTCCTCCTCCTGCAACATACAACTACCCCTTGAGTTTCCCAAGGCAAGATACCCCCTTATACAAACCATACCCTCAGAATGAGGACACTATTGATCACTGTGATGGATACTACAGACATTATGACCCGGATCATTGGAACAATTTACATATCCCTCAGAATAGCAAGGACAGTGATCAAAGGAGCAGCTTCAAAACGCCGCCCCTAGAAACTGTACCAGGAAATGAGCAGCAAGAACACAAGATTGCTGAAGCCTCTGGAAATAAAGATAGATGTTTGGATATAGAGTTTTCACACCAAGTCACAGGTGTTTCACATGAACAGTgtcctgatgatgatgatgatgacgagaaTAATAGGGATAATATGTCATGTAACGGCTATAAAAAGAAACTCATTCTTTTAAGAGGTGTTCCTGGCTCAGGGAAGAGTACACTGGCGCAGTaagtatcttttttaaatattttaacagGTCCTGGACACTTGTATTTCAGGTAGTATAATTTTGTAATATAAACcaaaaagtatgtgtgtgtgtatactgtgtgtgtgtacactgtgtgtgtgtatactgtgtgtgttgtCTTCACCAACCTAGTTACAAGGGATCTAGAGAAAATGAAAACTAAAAGACATATGCAGCATAACATGACCAAAAGTGAGAATATGGCATTTAGGGAATTAATGAGACAAAAAGACATCACCATCAAGCCCTCAGATAAGGGAGGTAACATTGTAATTATGGACTCTGATCTTTATGTGAAGGAATGCCAACGCATCCTAAAAGATAAGACAACCTATACCGCATTGGCTAATAATCCAACTATTAAGTTCATTAATGAACTTCAAGTCATTCTCAACAGAGCTCATGCATGTAACATCATAGATCAGAATGAACATGATTATTTATTACCAAAGACACCGACAGTGGCAACTTTTTATATATTGCCTAAAATTCATAAAGATCAGAAGAGATCGCCTGGTAGGCCTATTGTCTGAGGCAATAATAATCTGACTGAACACTGCAGTGTCTATATGGATAAAATCATGCGTCCATTTGTTACCTCCCTCCCATCCCACATTAAGGATTCCACATCCAAGTAAGATCGCAGGGACGCCCAGGACTCGGTGTAGACACACCCacagcgcgatgacgtcaccaaccctaCGCGTTACGTCACCAAAGGCAACTTCGATTCCCCTGACGAAGTTGCCTTTGTGTGACGTAACGCGTAGGGTTGGTGGGTGTGTCTACACCGAGTCCTGGGTGTCCCTGCGATCTTACTAGCTGCATTTTCAAGCGCTGGCAACTATcctatgcaggagcagaggacgtGGAGGCACTGACTGACTCAGTCTCCTGGCGCCAACTTATGACAGGAGTTGGTGGTGGCTACAAGCTGTGCAGATATACCTTGCCTACCTGGGCCCCCTTCACCCCCGCAGATGActacacagagatttctctcccacgtatggttgcttttttaaatccgtgtgtgtgtgtgtgtatataaaaattcgctatatatatatatatattttattattattattttttattattattattttttattattacacagtgtgggctgcaggagggagctatcTGAATTGTTTTGAGGACCACTGTTTTCTCATTCATAGGTCACTGAAAATATTAGTTTGAGAAACCTGCTATAAAATAtgcagatactgtatgtatttgctaTGCATAAAATTGAGTCTGTATGGTACTTTTTGTTGGTTACATAGTGTGTGTACACAAATGATTTCTCACTAAACCCCCAAGGGTTTGCTTCTCTCGTATGTTGGTTTTTATTATAATGATGATAATACAGGGtaatgcttttttatttttttctctccatttGGTGCCATGTATGGGTGCTGATCTGCTGCAGCAACATGTGGCGTTTGTGATCAATCAGTCTGTTCTATATTTGACCGAGACTTGTTTCTGAATTATATGAACATGTATATAACTTTATTAGCAATACCTAATGTAAGACGCATGGTAGAGTTTTACTCTTCGTTGACGAAGCAGAAGGATGTAAAGGGCCAGTATATCCTTGGACCAAAGTATATTCATGGCAATGACCTGTTTAATAAGAGGCTACACCTAGATTATTACAATGCAGAAACCACAAGTCAAGGGCAGTCACCTAGAGGAACATGTGCTGTTTAAAGAACATATTGATGATTCTCTGTCACAGGGCTCGCGGTAATCCGATCCATACTTCTGTACTGGGACAAACCCAAAAAACTTAGAGGTGGGAAGAAAATATTACACACATTTAACAACTAAGTTGGCTTGACTAGTTTCAGCGTGGGTATGCCATAATTTTTGGCTTATATGGTATTTGCTACCCAATGGGTTTTATgatgtttttgtttttagtttaCCATTCatattatgtatatctttatgtagcgCCAGCCAGGTACATAGTGTTTTTAGaaggagggccggtcacgtgagcggttcgcccaatgagggcgaaccagctctgtgacgtcactgggccgcccccggacggcacacggactaaggccagggaaagcacgcgctttccctcagcctccgcacggctgaagtccctatggactcagcctaagacggCGTCCATGGACATTTCTCCTGTGCGgatgctgagggaaagcgggtgctttccctggccttggtacacgcgccatccgtgggcgtgtctatgggcatgccaatgacgtcacggagctggttcgccctcattgggcgaaccgctaacGTGACCGTCCGATCGCGTGaaaaatcagttttaactgatttctcgcgcatcgcgcgccccctcctgcctccacgCGCCCGCACGCTGCATGTACGCGAACACTGCCATAAGGCAGTTTGTTCGCTCAGCGTGTGAATGCGTCCGCGCTGTCTGCCacagtatggacgcagccttacttgATCTGCACCAACTTCTGTGGCAGgcactataaaaaaaatatgtggtTTTTCTATacaagtacacccttactgcttccataggaattaagatgctaagtagcagacaggtgctgctaatcaaatgcccttgattaattgataatctgcaagtgtgaccacctctataaaagccgaagtttgagcagtttgctggtctggagcattcaggtgtgtgttaacacaatgccaaggaggaaagacatcagcattgatcttagagaagcagttgttgctgcccatcaatatgGGAgtggttataaggccatttccaagcaatttaaagtccatcattctacagtgggAAAGAATATTCAAAAgtgggaaaacattcaagacagttgccaatcttcccaggagtggacgtcccagcaaattcaccccaaggtcagaccgtgcaatgctcagagaaattgcaagtAGCTTGCAGCAGAGGCAATTCCTGGACTGTAAAAAAATGAGCTGTTGCGCGCTGAGGGGTGTTTCggtggcgtggccgtgacatcacagagctgatTTGCCCTCATTGGCCGGCCGGCGTGcggcaaatacaaaataatttgtctgCTCAAGCTGCTCGTCGGGTCACGCTCACGGGCATGTGCGCGCAGTATGAACGCTCCAATGCGTTCGCATTGATTTGATCGCGCAGATCAAGCACTCCCGCACTTGCTCGCAAtcagcatggacgcggccttaaacTATCTGGCGCTACTGCCAAACACTAACCTTTTTTGTGTGGGCTTCACCAGGGTGTGTAGGTAGATATCCTTATGGTTGACCACTGTGAGTTAATGCCCAAACTCTGTGATGCTCACGACTTTGTTTGCGGATTCCATTTAACTGGTGAATTATGGTCAATGTACGATACCAAACCTCTTTCTACTTGAAACTtaacatttgtttattttttatttgacagcGATCTTCTTGATCCGTGTCCTGATGGCATAGTGCTTAGCACTGATGATTACTTTTGCCAGGAAGAAGGATATACATACGATGTTAAGCTGCTGGGAGATGCTCATGATTGGAACCAAAACAGAGGTGTGAGAACAGCTGTTTATGCAGATAAACTAGTGATATCTTTATTGAGAAACAGCCATTACTTACcacattttatttctttttcctaAACGTCATGGGTTTTATCAAGTCAAGGGGTATTCCAGTCCCAGAAGATGTCTTTTATGGCAGAAGACCACTTTAATAAATATTGACCTTAATATAGCGCATAGGCTAACAAATATTTGAAAAACGTATATTAACCTTGCAATGTTGAATATATTTGGGTCAAATTATTTCCTTTCTGTTCTGTTTCTTCATTCCATTAAATGTAAGACTTTGTTATCctattttaaatatattacatttattatttagtCCTCTTTCTGTACGTTCCAGTTGAGTTGATTTTACAGAATTTATTTaaaatctatatatttttattatagccAAAAGCGCAATGGATGATGGAAGATCTCCTGTTATAATAGACAACACTAACATTATGAGTTGGGAAATGAAACCGTATGTACAAATGGTAAGATTCAGTCATTTTTAATCCCTAATATCCTTacaaaaatactttttttaagatccattcatttaaatgcagATGTCCTTTTCTCCAGTGAGGAAGCTGCCTCAAAGCAAATTTGAATAGGGCCCACCCCAAGATGGAATGAGTTGTAGTTAAGTGGATGTATAAGTATATTGAGTTAATGTGCTCAAGCATATCACAAGGGCAGAGAAGGAACTAGGGAGTGGCGAGCGGGACAGCTTCCCCCGAGCACAACCTGATGAGGGAGGATGTGTGCAGAAATCCCCCGCCCTGACGCCTCTCTTGCAGTGCTGCATTGGTTAACCTGTCAGTCATCAGTGCAGCCCGTCAGAATGCACGATCCTGCTTGACTAGCGCcggtcagtgagtgagtgaggggggtgaCTGCAGCACTTACTGACAGGTGGGTTATCACAGCGCCGGTAAGTGAGGACAGCAGAGAGGGAgtaggagggggaggagtgtcGCTAggctgtgtttggggggtgggggtctggaGGAACTTGACCCAAGGCAATAAACGCCTAGTTACTCCCCTGCACAGGGGACAAAATTAGTTGGTGAATCCACCTTCAGAGGGTTTATAGTTGAAATGTGATATATGGAAGTTGTTGCTCATTGTTGCGTAGATCTGGTGTTCAAATGGACAAATGCTTTACCACTTTGTTTGGATGTTGTGTGCCATTTTCTAATGGGttgcatgttttttttgttttctgtatgtataccttagatcaggggtgcgcaaacatgggggggggggcgcaaaaaATTTCGGGGAGTGGCTTCGCTTAcaaaggccccgtgctcttccccacaacattttaaataaaatgctggggTGTAGCGCGCGAGGCCTCCATATCTATTACcgtgtctccggcggcttctggcaagCCAACATCACGACGTCAAATGACTCCGCCAGtcccggagaaaaggtaagggggcgCAAACAAAACAGTTTGCGCACACCTTAGACTGTTATTGGCGGGCACAGAAATAACAGATATGTTTAAGGCATTTTCGAAATACCATTGGTGTGTAGACTGCTCCGTTTCATGTGCTATAACTGAGGCTGACCCGCACTTTGCATGGAAAGGGACCAACTTTTCTTCAGCTTAGTCCCATGGCAGGGGGAGGAGGCAGAATTAGGATGATATCTTTATAGGGCTCTGCCACCTACACTAACGTAGAAAACTGTAGCATTCTGCTTTTTagcccaccccctcttccccccccccccgtgctaaAAGAAAACTCTTTAAATATATCAAGAAATTAAACGATCATATTTGCATAAGGAATACAATTATATTCACTCCccttttaacaaatctatttacTTTCTCAAGGCCATAGAGAGAGATTACATTGTGGAATTCCTGGAACCAGACACATGGTGGAAACTTGACCCTATGGAGTTAGAAAAGTAAGACACTTCTCTTTCCTTTtgatgttgttgttgttgttgttgtttttgttttaccctgtttttttttttccctggaaCCCAGTAAAAGTTTGATACATTACATGCAACATCTtatggggatggggagagaatcaGTCACTGTGGTTCATATTCAAAGAAATTGATTCTAATTGTTGTGAAAATCTGAAGTTACATATATGTAGTTgagtcccctcttacctccggtgccGGGGAGGGGGACAGCTGCGGTGTATTGGAGCGGCGGAGCTCCACGGCGTACCCGGCAAGCGGGGGCCGCCGTCTTGTAGTTCTTGTATGGCAATTgcagctgtgcgcatgcgcagagttgtggttgcggcggccattttaggttcgcgcatgcgcagttgagtttttgcgcatgcgctgtccccagagttgcggcggccatctttaggagaggctccgcaagggactacatgtcccaggatcCTGAGGGACATGCAGTTAGAATGTTGATACAGGCAGTTACTGCCAGTTGGAAGAAGGGGAGAACCGtttaggtagtgtccagggaccagtgctcccctggactagtaCTAGATTTgtcccttaggtcccagctaggtccTAAATCCCCttttagattgtggctgctatagggaagaccCCAGACAGGGACGTTGCCCTTTAGCCTTTATAGTGTCAGGTGTAGCACCAGTGAAGAGATGCCACATGGTGAGCTGCCGCCtgcggtctgggatcagaccacaggcaactctagacattaagggacacaaTACAGTTGGAGCTCCCTCATTTGCTATATATTGTTTCCTGAGAGGGATTATCCTGCAgcgctgggatccctcccaggtggaggcgctgtgtaccgaTATAACgctatcaccccaggctcccagtggcggaggattaggcctcctgtacCCCAAACAGGCATTCAGCACGCGTAGTTCCCTTCgtcacagggaaagggggctacatatacattaaaaacaacaataaagaagTGTCAAAAGATTAATTGGACGCGCACTAGTCATTGAAATGTAATATTGCTTAATGGTTACAAAGTTCTGTCCTCTATAGAGATCTTGAGAAAACAGAGCCTTTCATTCAGAGCATTTAGCATGGAttagtccaggggtgcgcaaactggggggcgtaagATTATTCTGGAGGAGCGCGGCAGGTTGCAGAGGcgctgcgctcttccccaaggcatttaaattaaatgctgtggtattgcgtgaggcctctgcaacctcaatttaCCTTGATTctgccagctgcaggactcgtcTCCATGGCAAAGTGGCATGAAATGATGCCGTGGGTCACGTGacttgacatcacatgacccccccAGCGTCATTTGAAGCGGCATcatggtaagggggggggggtgagcaccgGATCAGGCaaaacaggggggcgcagcaacaaaagtttgcgctcccctggattAGTATATATCTTATTTTCCAGACGCACTTAATTCTTGTTGTTTTAAtttaaagctgccgtttaaaaaaataaaaaataaaaaaactattcaatatgtgcatcaatacaatctgcacactgacaagtgattagctaacctgcagatcgatccgttctcctgtaatcgatcactttgcgctgggttatttaattcagttattgctggactacataacccacaatgcaaagttctgtgtggaagatcatgtgaccaggctgttactagatacaattggtgcgctgctagagagagggcgggactcaaaagccagagcctatcagaaggggaagggggttgtctttgtaaatggtttctataacaacaaaaatgcttcctacattacaaatgtaaaaaaaaaaaaaaaaattatgctaccAGTATTTTCTTCTAGTAcgttgctttttttatttttaaaataaaaaccacgtaggatatggctggcactgctgctttaatgagGCAGATTCCCGTAGGACCAGAATTAACTTATTTGAATGGTATGTTTTAATGGgttaagtatatatatttttttataaatggcaAATATAAGTGCTTTTgaaattttgtattgtatgtctttatttatatagtgccattaatgtacataataatacatagtaatacatgtggtaatcaaataaataacagatcatgggaataagtgctttagacataaaagtaacattaaggaagaggagtccctgccccgaggagcttacagtctaattggtaggtagggagaacgtacagagacagtaggagggagttctggtaagtgcgtctgcagggggccaagctttatgtatcgtgttcagaatatccacagtgctattcatatgcttctttaagcaagtgtttattaaggtggatagagagggtgctagtcgggtactgaggggaagggcattccagaggtgtggggcagtcagtgaaaaaggtttaaggcgggagagggctttacatacaaagggggtagaaagaagacatccttgagaagaacgcaagagtcgggatggtgcataacgagaaattagggctgagatgtaaggaggggcagaagagtgtaacgctttaaaagtgaggagaagaatggagtgtgagatgcgggatttgatcagaagccaggagagggatttcatgaggggagatgctgagacagatctaggaaagagtagagtgattctggcagcagcgtaaCCAAATGCTgtggagtgtttttttttttatatataaacaatCTTTACCCTCTGTGTTTTGTGACCAAACAATTTGTAAACTTGTGTATGCTCTTGTTGATTATGGCCTTTTCCCCGGTTGTTGTGATTTATATCTGGCTATTGATGGCAGCATAAAGGGAATGGAcaataatttgttttgtttttttttaaaagccacAAACTAACAGAGCACTCTGCACTTACTAATAATTACACAAGCAGAACTATttcaaaataataatttattatacAACCTCtgacatacaggcatacctcgttttacgtacacccgctttacgtacacttgcaagtacgtacatgtatttttaattgcaccatacccctgtgtacgtatgCATGCTTCGTGAATACGTACACCAGGGGGCGGCAGCATGCGCACCTCAACCATCCCGCAACCTCCTTCATTCTGTCCTTAACAGAGCGGGAGTGCAGGGGGAACAGAGAcatatgggagggggagggcaggggggacgGGGATATCGGGCGCACCATAAATCAGCAGCTAAACCAGTGATTCCGCCcacactgcagctcctggctctcctccctccgctctcctccccctcattcTCCCTCCACAGAGCTCGCTCTTGCCTGCTGCGAAACTTTGCATGTGAACTACGGAGCaacggtgggggggaggagaagatcttctgctgcaatctttgcgtgtgtgtgtgacagcacagtgtgtgtgtgtgtgacagcacagtgtgtgtgtgtgtgacagcacagtgtgtgtgtgtgacagcacagtgtgtgtgtgtgacagcacagtgtgtgtgtgtgtgacagcactgtgtgtgtgtgtgtgtgtgtgtgtgtgtgtgtgtgtgtgtgtgtgtgtgtgtgtgtgtgtgtgtgtgtgtgtgtgtgtgtgtgtgtgtgacagcacagtgtgtgtgtgtgtgtggtgtgtgtgtgtggcagcacagtgtgtgtgtgtgtgtgtgtgacagcacagtgtgtgtgtgtgtgtgtgtgtgtgtgtgtgtgtcagcacagtgtgtgtgactgtgtgtgtgaggaggagagagaatgtggagggggaggagagaggaaagagcgAGCTGCTGTACTgtcccgcgtgcgcgcctctcatctccttgcttgctcccattcattgCGCTGTGGCTGCCCCTACAGACCACGG
This genomic interval carries:
- the LOC142490190 gene encoding NEDD4-binding protein 2-like 2 isoform X2, whose product is MPHAEKKATSQYEHDSSVEPCSKKLKPEFSASWSCTNVAKQKEESEKQHDKWSFFPVSGEDNHYEKSKNEGTTVNEDFKYDTQVTLTDFEGNFGFKSETSLNRSFKSPDNGKDYETDERPSKSESATASGLNYSETSTAFIGPIFQPRPKVGSRTKGVPKKDSVSTSSPTPCYKIRTVELEKSPSRETGKHEMDFELCQFYKELEKLETEPDDQAVSVKESEHNDHLTQDPFFSASNSDNGSTLLVENTSTPHHSNETFYGEQMGWRELSLFHKSIPPPPFLNNTMPPSGFQSQPPPPFIIPYGPPPATYNYPLSFPRQDTPLYKPYPQNEDTIDHCDGYYRHYDPDHWNNLHIPQNSKDSDQRSSFKTPPLETVPGNEQQEHKIAEASGNKDRCLDIEFSHQVTGVSHEQCPDDDDDDENNRDNMSCNGYKKKLILLRGVPGSGKSTLAHDLLDPCPDGIVLSTDDYFCQEEGYTYDVKLLGDAHDWNQNRAKSAMDDGRSPVIIDNTNIMSWEMKPYVQMAIERDYIVEFLEPDTWWKLDPMELEKRNKHGVPREKISQMLDRFEHHMTISAVMNSVEPPHRSAKTHPPQPGQRWGTSVDLSDHSNIFHNR
- the LOC142490190 gene encoding NEDD4-binding protein 2-like 2 isoform X1; this encodes MWWDHNDPVGSGLGGGFEMPHAEKKATSQYEHDSSVEPCSKKLKPEFSASWSCTNVAKQKEESEKQHDKWSFFPVSGEDNHYEKSKNEGTTVNEDFKYDTQVTLTDFEGNFGFKSETSLNRSFKSPDNGKDYETDERPSKSESATASGLNYSETSTAFIGPIFQPRPKVGSRTKGVPKKDSVSTSSPTPCYKIRTVELEKSPSRETGKHEMDFELCQFYKELEKLETEPDDQAVSVKESEHNDHLTQDPFFSASNSDNGSTLLVENTSTPHHSNETFYGEQMGWRELSLFHKSIPPPPFLNNTMPPSGFQSQPPPPFIIPYGPPPATYNYPLSFPRQDTPLYKPYPQNEDTIDHCDGYYRHYDPDHWNNLHIPQNSKDSDQRSSFKTPPLETVPGNEQQEHKIAEASGNKDRCLDIEFSHQVTGVSHEQCPDDDDDDENNRDNMSCNGYKKKLILLRGVPGSGKSTLAHDLLDPCPDGIVLSTDDYFCQEEGYTYDVKLLGDAHDWNQNRAKSAMDDGRSPVIIDNTNIMSWEMKPYVQMAIERDYIVEFLEPDTWWKLDPMELEKRNKHGVPREKISQMLDRFEHHMTISAVMNSVEPPHRSAKTHPPQPGQRWGTSVDLSDHSNIFHNR